Genomic window (Nitrososphaerales archaeon):
ATTCCTCTTCACTATAAGTACCGTATATATAAGGTTCATCGGGCCCATCATGTACATGCCTAAAGGCCCCTCTATCATTGTACAGATTATTCCCACCCGCTTCCTCCTTCGGAGCCTTTTCTAAAATAACTACAGATGCACCATGCTCCAAAGCTGAGGCTGCAACAGAGAGTCCAGCCACTCCGCAGCCTACAACTACCACATCATATACTTCTCTTTTTATAATGTTGAATAAATCTTTAGATAATATTAGCATCTCTTATTTTAGAAATTTTCTCGCTCGCTCAGCAATCGCATTGGCCATCTCTAAAGTACCCGCAGAGCCACCCATATCATAAGTCACATACTTTCCTTCTGCGATCACTTCTTCAGTGGCATCGAATATAGCTTTTGCACATGCTTTTTCGCCAAGATATTCGAGCATCCATGCGGCAGAGAGTATCGTGGCTGTGGGATTCACTTTGTATAAACCTTTGTATTTGGGCGCACTTCCATGTGCTGGCTCGAACATCGCATACGTATCTCCAAAATTTCCAGAATATACGCAACCTATACTAGCTATGAGTGCTGAGCATTCTTCCGATATCACATCCATAAAGAGGTTAGTACCTAGTATTACATTCTGATTAAACCTCTGGGGATTCTTTACCAACTGCTGAGCCATATTATCTATAAAGTATTCTTCATAAGTTATACCAGGGTAATCTTTTGAGACCTTATCGACAGATTCGATGAAGATACCATCGGTCTCTCTCAAAATGTTGCGTTTGGTCACGACTATGATCTTCTTCCAACCTTTCTCCTTTGCAATTTCGAAGGCTTTTCTTGCAACCCTTTCAGATTGCTTTCTTGTAATCTTTCTCACAGCGATCGCTACATCGTCTGTAAGTCTATGCTCTATACCACTATAAAGCCCTTCGGTCGTTTCTCTGACACATATGAAATCGACTTCTCCAAGAGGGCCTACCAAACCCTTAAAGGTCTTTATCGGCCTTATATTCGCATAAAGAT
Coding sequences:
- a CDS encoding isocitrate/isopropylmalate family dehydrogenase; the protein is LYANIRPIKTFKGLVGPLGEVDFICVRETTEGLYSGIEHRLTDDVAIAVRKITRKQSERVARKAFEIAKEKGWKKIIVVTKRNILRETDGIFIESVDKVSKDYPGITYEEYFIDNMAQQLVKNPQRFNQNVILGTNLFMDVISEECSALIASIGCVYSGNFGDTYAMFEPAHGSAPKYKGLYKVNPTATILSAAWMLEYLGEKACAKAIFDATEEVIAEGKYVTYDMGGSAGTLEMANAIAERARKFLK